One bacterium genomic region harbors:
- a CDS encoding alpha/beta fold hydrolase: MKTSIIVLIVLIITSLNLSFTFDNSTSKKEFVQQEQFEPEGSWGGILKISSAKLKVIFNVSKNVSGNLTATLDSPDQGAYGIAVNEVIVKDDSIKFIIRLINGYYEGKYISDSMMISGVWNQAGMSLPLELKKSEKVEQPKRPQEPKEPFPYNSEEVKFINPETGNTLAGTLTQPEGVGPFTAVILVSGSGPQNRDEELLGHKPFLVLADYLTRRGIAVLRYDDRGIGESTGDFRSATSEDFAQDALAAVAFLKTKNEIDKIGIAGHSEGGLIAPMAAVQSEDVDFIVLMAGPGLRGDSILMLQTELIMKANGESEEFIQRDLKVYRKIYNEILSEKSDEELKASLTSILTAAYDLLSEKEKEDAGDKEMFIDGQIKIMLGPWFRYFINYDPYPTLKEVKCPVLAINGEKDLQVPSKENLSAIEQALKEGGNKNYKIVEMPGLNHLFQKSKTGAPIEYGNIEETFSEDAMKIIADWINQEMKKVD; the protein is encoded by the coding sequence ATGAAAACTTCTATTATTGTATTAATAGTTCTTATTATCACTTCTCTTAACTTAAGTTTTACATTCGATAATTCAACTAGTAAAAAAGAATTTGTTCAGCAGGAACAATTTGAGCCGGAAGGAAGCTGGGGCGGTATACTCAAAATCTCATCAGCAAAATTGAAAGTTATTTTTAATGTTTCGAAAAATGTATCTGGAAATTTGACCGCAACGTTAGATAGTCCTGATCAGGGTGCTTATGGTATAGCTGTTAATGAGGTCATCGTAAAAGATGATTCGATAAAATTTATTATTCGACTAATTAATGGATACTATGAAGGGAAATATATTTCTGATAGTATGATGATTTCGGGAGTATGGAACCAGGCAGGAATGTCTTTACCTCTTGAATTAAAAAAATCAGAAAAAGTCGAACAGCCAAAACGGCCGCAAGAACCTAAAGAACCTTTTCCTTATAATAGTGAAGAAGTGAAATTTATCAATCCAGAAACAGGTAATACACTTGCCGGAACATTAACTCAGCCGGAAGGAGTTGGACCATTCACTGCTGTAATTCTTGTGAGTGGTTCAGGACCACAGAATCGTGATGAAGAACTACTCGGACACAAACCTTTTTTAGTTCTTGCTGATTATTTAACTCGTCGTGGAATAGCAGTTTTAAGATACGATGACAGAGGCATTGGTGAATCAACCGGTGATTTCAGGAGCGCAACGAGTGAAGATTTTGCTCAAGATGCTTTAGCTGCAGTGGCTTTTCTAAAAACAAAAAATGAAATAGATAAAATCGGAATTGCTGGTCATAGTGAAGGAGGGCTAATCGCACCAATGGCTGCAGTTCAATCAGAAGATGTTGACTTTATTGTTCTCATGGCTGGACCAGGTCTACGCGGCGATTCAATTCTAATGCTTCAAACTGAATTAATAATGAAAGCTAACGGCGAGAGTGAAGAATTCATTCAGAGAGACCTGAAAGTCTACCGAAAGATTTACAACGAAATTCTCTCAGAAAAAAGTGATGAAGAACTGAAAGCAAGTTTGACATCAATACTGACCGCGGCATATGATCTGTTGTCTGAAAAGGAAAAAGAGGATGCAGGAGACAAAGAAATGTTTATTGATGGTCAGATTAAAATCATGCTTGGACCATGGTTCAGATATTTTATTAATTATGATCCTTATCCAACATTGAAAGAAGTAAAATGTCCTGTTCTAGCAATTAATGGTGAAAAAGATTTACAAGTACCTTCGAAAGAAAATCTTTCTGCAATTGAACAAGCTTTGAAGGAAGGTGGCAATAAAAATTATAAAATTGTGGAGATGCCAGGATTGAATCACCTTTTTCAGAAAAGTAAAACCGGTGCTCCGATTGAATATGGAAACATCGAAGAAACTTTTTCTGAAGATGCAATGAAAATTATCGCCGATTGGATTAATCAAGAGATGAAAAAAGTTGACTAA